The nucleotide sequence CTTCTGGGCCATGAAATAGCAAAGCATGGGCCAAATGATTGTTTTTGATGGCCTTGATGAGCTTGTCTTTGGTTTCTTGTAAGCCTGGAATAGATGAAAATAGCATGTTTGTTCTTTTCGCTTATACTTTCTTATCCCAAATGCGATAAGCCTTGGTCATGTCATATATATGTTGAAGCAAAGATTTTTCAGTGTCATCAAAGCTGAACCCTCTCCTTTCAATTACTTTGCTTGCAGTTTCCTCAAACTTTTTGAATTGGAAAGTGGTGAAACCAGCTGCTCCGCCCCAAGAAAAGGAAGGTACGAAGTTTCTAGGAAATCCCGATCCGAAAATATTTGCTCCCACACCTACCACTGTTCCAGTATTAAACATGGTGTTGATGCCACATTTGGAATGGTCTCCCATCATCAATCCACAAAACTGAAGGCCTGAATTGGCAAAGCCGCCTTTGGTATAATCCCAGATTTTCACTGGAGCATAATTGTTTTTTAGGTTGGATATATTGGTATCGGCACCAAAATTACACCATTCTCCTATGACAGAGTTGCCTATAAAACCATCATGGCCTTTATTGCTATAGCCAAAGATGACTGTGTTGGATACTTCACCGCCTACTTTTGAATATGGTCCTATGGTATTGTCACCCCGCATTTTTCCACCCATATTGACCACTGCACCTTCGCAAAGTGCAAAGGGGCCTTTGATTATAGCGCCTTCCTGGATCTGTGCATTTTTTCCAATATAGATAGGCCCATCTTCTGCATTAAGGATGGCGGCCCGGATCTGTGTCCCTTCTTCCACGAAGATCATCTCTGGATTGTAAACGCGCGTATGGGGATCGTTTATGGCAGCAGAGTTGCGGTTGTTGGTGAGCAGGGCAAAGTCTTTCCGGAGTTCAAGGCCATTGTGTTGAAAGATGTGCCAGTTTCTATGGATAAGGGTGATTTCTCCCGTGTGTTCGATGGATTGATATTTTTCCTTGATTTCATCTATAGAGAAATCAGAAGCTTGCGTAATAAGGGTAGCCAAAAGCGTATTGTCCTTATATAAGGCTTGGCCTTGTTGCAGGGATTTGATGGCTGTGGTCAATCCATGATCTGGGCAGAGCCCACCATTGATGAATAATTTTGCCTCTTTCTGCTGAGGGAATTTGTCTTTTAAATAATCCTGTGTGAAAAATCCAGCTTTGGTATTAAGGTGTTTTTCCCATTTTTCACTGATTTTTAATATGCCCACCCGGATTTCTGCCACTGGGCGCGTAAAAGTAAAAGGTAATAATGAACCCCTGTATGTAGGGTCATCAAATAATGTAATTGCCTCCATGGTACAAAAATAGAAAAGTCTCTTGGAATACAATTTCCAAGAGACTTTTAAAACGCTTTTTTACAGAAAAGAAATGAATTACTTCTTCTTGTATCTTCTGTTGAATTTCTCTACTCGACCCGCAGTGTCCAATAGCATCTTCTTACCAGTGTAGAATGGATGAGAGTTTGAGCTTACTTCTATTTTGTAAACTGGATACTCATTTCCGTCT is from Echinicola marina and encodes:
- a CDS encoding GlmU family protein, with the protein product MEAITLFDDPTYRGSLLPFTFTRPVAEIRVGILKISEKWEKHLNTKAGFFTQDYLKDKFPQQKEAKLFINGGLCPDHGLTTAIKSLQQGQALYKDNTLLATLITQASDFSIDEIKEKYQSIEHTGEITLIHRNWHIFQHNGLELRKDFALLTNNRNSAAINDPHTRVYNPEMIFVEEGTQIRAAILNAEDGPIYIGKNAQIQEGAIIKGPFALCEGAVVNMGGKMRGDNTIGPYSKVGGEVSNTVIFGYSNKGHDGFIGNSVIGEWCNFGADTNISNLKNNYAPVKIWDYTKGGFANSGLQFCGLMMGDHSKCGINTMFNTGTVVGVGANIFGSGFPRNFVPSFSWGGAAGFTTFQFKKFEETASKVIERRGFSFDDTEKSLLQHIYDMTKAYRIWDKKV
- a CDS encoding type B 50S ribosomal protein L31, translating into MKKDIHPNYREVVFYDTSSEYKFITKSTIETNETITWEDGNEYPVYKIEVSSNSHPFYTGKKMLLDTAGRVEKFNRRYKKK